The segment CATGAGTTAAAaagactgaggctgtttttgtACCAGCACATATCCCTCGGTAGCGATTGGCTTTTTAATATTGGCTCTGATGGAGAgtctttggcttttggagccagcctctagtggacacttaaggaactgcaggttttgacACTTCTGTTTTAGCTTCATTCTTCAAAACAAGAGGTTACTGCTTGGGCTTGTGGTATAGTTGATATCAACGCTCTCTAAAATACTTGAGAAATGTAAAAGTATAAAACAATTATCTCCCAGTTTTTAACACATCAGAGGAACGCCCGTCTCTGAAACATCCCTCAGCATTTAGTTTACTCTTCATAATGTAATTGGGGTCACTGCTGTCGAACTGAAGAGACTGATTTCATTCAAACCTTTGGACACGTTCCAAAACAGTTTGTGACTTTCTGTCTCATCGTTCACGCTGCTCCATTTTTAATACTCGATGTGACAGCGTCTTCCTTCAAAGTGAAAGTCCTTATCTTGCTGTTTCACATGAATACATCCATGCTTTCATTTTTGACTAAGAATAGTAAGGTGACACCGTTGTTTGGGGCGATGACAGAGAGTAATGGGCTGTCCCAGTACGGGGGGGGAACTCATACCGGATTGGCCTGCATAGTTTCAAAGACAGAGCCCCGGGGAATCGCATGCTTCAGTCGCCATATGCTCCATGCAGACTGAACAACAGGAGCCCAGACAGGGGGACACTGTAATGTGAGCCCATCAAAAACAATTTGAATTTCAAAAACATGTTGTCCCTCTGTGATCTCAGGCGGAAAATCAGGGAGAAACAGGTGCTGTGCTGGAAATCATCaactctggttctgtttttaattttgtttacaGTCTACAGAAGTCATGGGGTCACTTTTCATGTGGATTAAGGTAGATCTGTGATCTATTTTGTGAGGAATGTACACATAAAATGAATCCTTAATGACTCTCGTGatcacaaatgttaaaaaacgaCGGGTTTGGCCCTCGCTGACTTTGTTTGGTAAGAGTTGGACGCTTCAAAGAACAATCATTCTTGACTTCTTCATATCAGTAAACTGTAAAGAATCACACCCTGGATCCAAAAACTACTTTTCAGCTATTGGATGCACAAATGTTGAAGTTTAAAATGATGGATGCCTCTCTCTTGCATCCACAGAGGGTTTTTCTTGCGTGTCAGCAGAACTCCTCAGCCAGAAATAAGCATCTAGAAACAGATCACATCAATCAAACTCGGCagaaacctgctgctgctccacccTCTCTCTTTTCGCTCTACTTTGATACTTTGAAGTTTTGGCTCTCCGTCATCCAGGTCACAGACATTCTGCCCCGTTGTTGACTCTTGGATTGTTAAACAGGGGGTTTGGCAACTGCAAAACACGTTAGATTAGCGACTGGAGCCAGAATCCAGAGCAGGCAGGGCCAGGAGACGAGGAGCAGCAGTCCATAAATTCTGGTCCGGTGGGTTCCACGCATTGGTTTCAGTGCTCGCTGATCCTTGTGAGTTACAGGAACGCTGCGAACAAAGCGAGGCCTGAGTCGCTGCCATAAAGCAAGGCATGAAGGGAGAGCTGTTCTGTGACACCAGGAGTCGTTTGTCCTCTGCATGCTGTACACCTTTCAGGTGGTTCAGTACATTCCCACAGGCGTCTCAATGAGAGCTTTATTTATCGAGTGTTTCCCTTAAAGGGGGACAAGAACCATGAGGGGTACTTGGGAGAACTGTAGGAGGTACTTCAGGtacttttaaatgttcatttgaAAAGTATTTGTCTTTCATTATTCCCTAAAATAGCACAAGTACAGGAAGCTTAAGTGTACAGAGGCTGAAGTCCTGTTGCAGTGGACACTGGTTCAACTCGTGGTCGCAATCCTTCACTGCATGTCTGCTCCTTCTTTCAACACCCCCCATGtttatgtctctcttcagctgtccggtCTAATAAAGGAACAGACACCCAAAGATATCTAAGAGATTGATTATTCAgttctttctttttacttaaACCTCTTCCAGAATTAATAaaggacaaaataaagaaagagaatgtCTTCATTTTGGTTATATGAGATATTTAAACTTGTCAGGGGGTGCTGAGATTATTCAAAAAAATTCAAAGGGGGTATCATGTTGGAAAAAAAGATTCACAACTACTTGAATCACCATTTAGTCAAGTGGCAGGTTGACTTTTTCACAATTCACTTCTCTTTacagtcatttttattttagatttaaagctcctgttaagAAGTTTCcctttgtgttgactttggcgtcCCCTGTGGCCAAAGTGATATCTCATCTATTTGCTAATCTTGTCCTGTAGatatttaagttgtgttttctgacagagATAGTTcctatcatgctgatttaagCGCAAAAGTTCATTTTTCAGGGATTGCTTTCTGTCCCTCGTACCagattaaaaactaaaggtgactGTGCTTTTGAGGTTGTTGCTCCACAACTTTGGAACAGTATTCCACCGGAACTGAGAGCTGTGCACactgtggtcatttttaaaaagcagttgaaaacctgttttaatgtctgttgtgtttgtgtgttttgtctacTTCCATCTTGCTTGTTGCTTTCTATTCTGttactgtgaagcactttgtgacgccTGTTctagaaaggtgctatataaataaactgtattattatattattattttcagagAAGTgtagttatttgattttaaaatgttataggCCCCGGTGGCCTAGCAATCTAAGCCCCccccatacagaggctatagtcctcatcgcaggggtcgccggttcgaccattccctgcatgtcttcccccgctctcttctccccacatttcctgtctctcttcagctgtcctatacaataaaggcaaaaagggcaaaaatataacttaaaaaaaaccaaaaaaaacaacaagaggatgtgacatcatgattgacagctctgttgaccaatgaggctccagCAGCGGTTTTTACCTAGTTAGAAGAGTAGAGGAAGAACGGTGAGACTAAGAAAAGAGTCATTGAGCTCTTCATgactgtgagtgtctgcttcaaaccaacacaaggtTCTGTTCTTCTGCAGACCGGACCCACCTGAAGGATCTTTGACATTTCTCAGAGCATGCGTTGGCTTCAAATACGTCACCAGGGACGTCAGCGTCAATCGAGGAAGTAGTTTGGCTACAAATCTTACAAAAGGAGGGAATTATATAAAGTCAATGTGCAATGAAAAGAAACCTTGAATGCGTTCCTTTATTGTAAAATGGAAACTATTATTTACTTTAGATTAAttatgttgttaaaacaatagAAAAGAGGTTGCATCTTCTTTTTCAGTTTTACAGCCAGACGAAGGGAGAACTTTGGCTCCTGAGTATTGATGCACTGTTGAGTAGTGAAAGTCAGATCTGCTGTGAATGGCAGCTCATCTCACTAGAAGGATGACGACATATGTTGGATACAGCACGGTGCTTTAGACCCACAGAGTGGGAGTGCAACTGcagtttcctgctctgtgtgATTCAGTGCAGGTTTACTCCTTCAGAGAAAAAACCTGCTGAGGAACAATGCTGActaaagagtttaaaaacacaagcaacCCTCTGCATCACAGGACATAAATATTTATCACTCGGATAATAAAATGGCACTTTTAGACTCTTTGGAGAGGCTGGAGAGCGAGAGGAAGGATGGAGGCCTTTTCTGGTCTGTCAGCAGCCTCTGCTGGTCTGAGATGTGTCGGTGCATCCAGATAACCCACATCACTCAGTCCAAGGTGGAGGTGTCATTCATTGTGATGTAAAGGAAAGAGAAACCATGCTACAAACCCCCCTGATCTTAAAGTATGAATCATAATCATGCATTACATTACTTGATGCTGTAAATAGAAAAAGGTTTCATGGCTgtctaaagaaaacaacataattCAAAGCTTAAAAGCCCGTCACATTTCCCCGCACAGAAACAACTCTACATGTCTTTAAGGTGAATTATTCATCCTGTAGCGCCTGCTTTGCTGGAGGCAGAATAAAAGAGCACCACTAAGCTGAAATTTAGAAAAAGCCAGAAATAGAAACAACCTCTTTACTTCACCAAGAAGAACAAACTGAAATTATACTAGAAACTGCTTTTGACAGGTTACAAGACAGCAGCACAAATTCAGAGCCGGTTCATTAGTTGAATTCTGTCAACAGACATGAACCTACTGAGAAAACAAAATGCTAAAAATACTAATTCAAAGAGTAAGACGGTGACAACTCTGTAACATCCAGAGCCACACAACGATGAAATCAAAAGTAAGTGCTTATATTCAGAGGTTTATTTTAACAAAGTGCAGACAAGTCACCGTCACACATCTTTAAGAGCTCAGCACACACAATGTAAAGTAttatctctccttcttttccttctgtctttagttctgtcctctttgtctttctttctatttttgcattcaaatttttgtctctttctttccttctctttctctctttctttacttctgtaATTCTTTTTCTgcccctccctctttctgtctttttgtaactttctgtctctcattctttatttctatctttccatctctcttcatttcttgtttttgttttgttctctctttcttctgtctgtctgtctgtctctttctttcattctttctttacatatttcttaatttcatctcttttttgtctttcttttatatttctgtagtttttttgtcttccattctttccttctgtttgttgtttttttcgtcTGACACTGAAATTAAGTGAaaatactgagaaaaataatttaaaaaacatggatTAGCTCGATATTGAAGGAAAACcgagtggatggatggatggatggatggatggatgtacatatgtagatagatagagagagagagagagagagagagagagagagagagagagagagagagagagagatagatagatagatagactttattgatccccattgggggaaatgtgctaaaaaaaaatctaataaataaataaaataagaataaaataaaatatagtaaaaaataatagATATATGTACACCTCTAATAATAAAGAAgtgtacaaagaaacaacagttGCATGTCCAGTTAGGGCTTCCATACACAGAGGCGTCACTATTTGCCCAAAACAATCTTCTAAATGAGCACTTATTACAGGAAAAGCAAAATACAGCGGATATGTATttgggacttttattttgttaaaccACACCGGAAGTGCTCCTGTTGTTTACCGGAAGCTTGACAGTCTCTTCCGGTGTCCATAGCCGTCGACATGGCTCGCCTATTACAATCCaatattgctgttatttttgctGTTCTGTTTGCTGTGTACACGGACTATGTGTGTTGTAATAACGGCAGGAGGGTGAGTAATAGATTAAATCATCCTAACTGTGCTAATTAACTCCCGTTTAACCGGAAGCTGCACCTGCTAGCTGTGTAATTAGCATTAGCTTAACCGGCTTGAAGCTAACTGTTCCCTTCCCTGACAGGTCGGAGAGGCCATGGATGCTGAGTTCAGTGGATTCTCTGTTCCTCTGGATCACTCCTTTGAAATCGGTAAGGACGAGTGTTTGAAAGTGATGTCGTGTCTCATATGAAAgatgtgatgatgatgctgctaagctagctgagcagcatccagcTATGACGCCATGAATGAATGGAGAGACCTTCAACCCAAACCTCAGTCActgatctgtgtttttatgcatcTATACACTTATTGAAGCTCTGCAAAGCTGCCTATGTTTTAATCTACTCATACAGAGCTCACTTTCTAAATGTCCTCTGAATCACAAAGgaatttaatgtttaaatatcaTTTCCCCAACCTCCTTGATGTCCTCTCTCTACCTGctgtccccctcctcctctcagatGATGTATCAAACTTTCGGCTACGTGGATCTCTGGTGTTAAAAGCAGGCAGAGAGCCCAGCGTGTCTTTAAGTCAGAACCAGCTCTCTGAAGAGGACAGGATCAAACTGAAGGTAAGACATGATGGGCTTAATGCCATGATGGACTATGGGACTGTGACAGAGTTGCTTACTTGTAAACAGAAGGATGATCCTGCACCTCTGACATGTTTTGATTCTGGATGTCTCTACAGGAAGTGGCAGCAGTGGACGGTCTGTACAGGATCAGAGTTCCTCGTGTTTTCCTGCAGGCAGATCGACAGACAGAGCGCCAGATGGACGGATACCTCACTGCATTCGTTAGAGCCGTATGTATTTAATACATCTTCACCAAGAGATTATGATCATTATCAGAGAAGTGAGAGTATCAGCACATTAACACTTCGATATTTGACAAGTCTTCATCTCAATCTAAATTATTCTCCCTTAACAAGGTTGATTGCGATGATGTAGGACAATGCAGCAAACTTTATTGTGGTTTGAATATTGCTTTCGGGTTTACAGCTTTGTTGTTGTAGAGCGCTGCACACTGAAATAACATTACTCAGACTTTACTGTGAGTGAACAATGTGCTTTGCCAGGCGCTTCCTCAGGCTCGTCAATCATGTAATTATTTATAAGATAGTTTATTGACCCTCCATAGGGAGGTAGTTCCACTTGTTATATTCCCACTTTTTACAAAAGCTTGAGTAAATGACAGGTGATTAAGTTACATAAAAAATTGATGAGGACAAAATGATAACGTCATGGAACcttttttttggtatttaagAGGAACTTTAAATCAAGACTTTGCCactaaataaactttgttt is part of the Notolabrus celidotus isolate fNotCel1 chromosome 20, fNotCel1.pri, whole genome shotgun sequence genome and harbors:
- the emc10 gene encoding ER membrane protein complex subunit 10 isoform X2, which produces MARLLQSNIAVIFAVLFAVYTDYVCCNNGRRVGEAMDAEFSGFSVPLDHSFEIDDVSNFRLRGSLVLKAGREPSVSLSQNQLSEEDRIKLKEVAAVDGLYRIRVPRVFLQADRQTERQMDGYLTAFVRACAMVESHLSDVINLHTDVSGYIIGVSIVTLPGACRGTEVEDEVDLEVFNTTLGIMAPVNAPGPETALFLERMEQETEKKGKNPQEQKSFFAKYWYLILGGAIFLMATNSAQPPAGGGREQS
- the emc10 gene encoding ER membrane protein complex subunit 10 isoform X1; this translates as MARLLQSNIAVIFAVLFAVYTDYVCCNNGRRVGEAMDAEFSGFSVPLDHSFEIDDVSNFRLRGSLVLKAGREPSVSLSQNQLSEEDRIKLKEVAAVDGLYRIRVPRVFLQADRQTERQMDGYLTAFVRACAMVESHLSDVINLHTDVSGYIIGVSIVTLPGACRGTEVEDEVDLEVFNTTLGIMAPVNAPGPETALFLERMEQETEKKGKNPQEQKSFFAKYWMYIVPLVLFLMMSGAQDQSGGGAGGGAANGGGR